A portion of the bacterium genome contains these proteins:
- a CDS encoding L-alanine-DL-glutamate epimerase: protein MKILETNLNFEIEEFKKPLGFKGKFLKGAWQVITYFKSENNFSIGLGTQSVLWSDNNIFNENSEAGGNALMFATTQYAIKLLKNREIENPVKILEEIFEDVHNYAKKITARKDLRETFTLNSLVSVDNALWILYAKEKNICDFLEMIPEEYRLPLKYRHKKIACIPLISYAVSIEEIEKMIKEGFFVLKIKIGSDPDNDGDREKMLKWDMERIKKIHEKFKNYETPYTENGKLPYYFDANGRYDSKDRLKKLIDFIDKIGALEQVIIIEEPFPEELEIDVKDIPVRIVADESAHTDKDVIKRRQMGYKGVALKPIAKTLSMTLKIINEAEKNNIDYFCADLTVSPFIAEWNKNLAVRIKLFPELKIPFFESNGFQYYKNWGKLLKYHPCYGKKWISPENGIFNLDDEFYKLSGGIFETPKHYKNLVI from the coding sequence ATGAAAATACTTGAAACAAATTTAAATTTTGAAATAGAAGAATTTAAAAAACCACTTGGATTTAAAGGAAAGTTTTTAAAAGGAGCGTGGCAGGTAATAACATATTTTAAAAGTGAGAATAATTTTTCTATAGGTCTTGGAACTCAAAGTGTTTTATGGTCTGATAATAATATCTTCAATGAAAACAGTGAAGCGGGTGGAAATGCATTGATGTTTGCCACAACTCAATATGCCATAAAACTATTAAAGAATAGAGAAATTGAAAATCCTGTAAAAATCTTAGAAGAAATTTTTGAAGATGTCCACAATTATGCCAAAAAAATAACAGCCAGAAAAGATTTAAGAGAAACATTTACTTTAAATTCTCTTGTTAGTGTTGATAATGCTTTATGGATTCTTTATGCTAAGGAAAAAAATATCTGTGATTTTCTGGAAATGATTCCTGAAGAATATCGTTTACCTTTGAAATACAGACATAAAAAAATTGCCTGCATTCCTTTAATTTCCTATGCTGTTTCAATTGAAGAAATAGAAAAAATGATAAAAGAGGGTTTTTTTGTCCTGAAAATTAAAATTGGTTCTGACCCTGATAATGATGGAGACAGGGAAAAAATGCTTAAATGGGATATGGAGAGAATAAAGAAAATTCATGAAAAATTCAAAAACTATGAAACCCCTTATACAGAAAATGGAAAATTACCCTATTATTTTGACGCAAATGGTAGATATGATTCAAAGGATAGATTAAAAAAATTAATAGATTTTATAGATAAAATCGGTGCACTTGAACAGGTAATAATAATAGAAGAACCATTTCCAGAAGAGTTAGAAATAGATGTTAAAGATATCCCTGTAAGAATTGTTGCCGACGAAAGTGCACATACTGATAAAGATGTTATAAAAAGAAGACAGATGGGATATAAAGGTGTTGCATTAAAACCAATTGCAAAAACTCTGAGCATGACTTTGAAAATTATAAATGAAGCGGAGAAAAATAATATTGATTATTTTTGTGCTGACCTTACTGTAAGCCCATTCATTGCGGAATGGAATAAGAATTTAGCAGTAAGAATAAAGTTATTTCCTGAATTAAAAATACCATTTTTTGAATCAAATGGATTTCAGTATTACAAAAACTGGGGAAAACTTTTAAAATATCATCCTTGTTATGGAAA
- the leuD gene encoding 3-isopropylmalate dehydratase small subunit, producing MKVKGKVWKFGDHINTDDIIAARYLNTTDEKELASHCFEVIRPEFSKNVKKGDIIVAGENFGCGSSREHAPISIKGCGVSAVIAKSFARIFFRNSINIGLPLIELKEVDEIEEGEELEIDFDEGIIKNLNTGKTYKFQKYPEFLQNIINSGGLMSLARKTVEKK from the coding sequence ATGAAAGTAAAAGGAAAAGTATGGAAATTTGGAGACCATATAAATACAGATGATATAATTGCAGCAAGATATTTAAATACAACTGATGAAAAAGAACTTGCAAGTCATTGTTTTGAAGTAATAAGACCTGAATTTTCAAAAAATGTAAAAAAAGGAGATATTATTGTTGCTGGAGAAAATTTTGGCTGTGGTAGTAGTAGAGAGCATGCACCAATTTCAATTAAAGGATGTGGTGTTTCTGCTGTTATTGCTAAGAGTTTTGCAAGAATATTTTTCAGAAACTCAATAAATATAGGACTTCCTTTAATTGAACTTAAAGAGGTAGATGAAATAGAAGAAGGCGAAGAACTTGAAATTGATTTTGATGAAGGAATTATAAAAAATTTAAATACCGGAAAAACCTATAAATTTCAAAAATATCCTGAATTCTTGCAAAATATAATAAACAGTGGTGGATTAATGTCCCTCGCCAGAAAAACAGTTGAAAAAAAATGA